From one Bos javanicus breed banteng chromosome 15, ARS-OSU_banteng_1.0, whole genome shotgun sequence genomic stretch:
- the NR1H3 gene encoding oxysterols receptor LXR-alpha isoform X5, translating into MSLWLEAPVPDVSPDSAVELWEPDAQDASSQPLGSSKCILREESSTPQSAGDTLRMGLEAPEPTALLPGVEAPPESTELRPQKRKKGPAPKMLGNELCSVCGDKASGFHYNVLSCEGCKGFFRRSVIKGARYVCHSGGHCPMDTYMRRKCQECRLRKCRQAGMREECVLSEEQIRLKKMKRQEEEQAQATSAPPRASSPPQVLPQLSPEQLGMIEKLVAAQQLCNRRSFSDQLRVTPWPMAPDPQSREARQQRFAHFTELAIVSVQEIVDFAKQLPGFLQLSREDQIALLKTSAIEVMLLETSRRYNPGSESITFLKDFSYNREDFAKAGLQVEFINPIFEFSRAMNELQLNDAEFALLIAISIFSAGPTDVPKDADETGEPPDTEQRPLRASVCPAPAG; encoded by the exons ACTCTGCAGTGGAGCTGTGGGAACCAGATGCACAAGATGCAAGCAGCCAGCCCTTGGGAAGCAGCAAGTGCATCCTCAGGGAGGAGTCCAGCACACCGCAGTCCGCTGGGGACACTTTGAGGATGGGGCTGGAGGCACCAGAGCCCACGGCCCTGCTCCCTGGTGTAGAGGCCCCTCCAGAGTCCACAG AGCTTCGTCCACAAAAGCGGAAAAAGGGGCCCGCCCCCAAAATGCTGGGGAACGAGCTGTGCAGCGTGTGCGGGGACAAGGCCTCCGGCTTCCACTACAACGTGCTGAGCTGCGAGGGCTGCAAGGGGTTCTTCCGCCGCAGTGTCATCAAAGGGGCACGCTACGTCTGCCACAGCGGGGGCCACTGCCCCATGGACACCTACATGCGCCGCAAGTGCCAGGAGTGCCGCCTTCGCAAGTGCCGCCAGGCGGGCATGCGGGAGGAGT GTGTCTTATCAGAAGAACAGATCCgtctgaagaaaatgaagcgGCAAGAGGAGGAACAGGCTCAGGCCACATCTGCACCCCCGAGAGCTTCCTCACCTCCCCAAGTCCTGCCCCAGCTCAGCCCGGAGCAGCTGGGCATGATTGAGAAGCTGGTGGCTGCCCAGCAGCTGTGTAACAGGCGCTCCTTCTCAGACCAGCTTCGAGTCACG CCTTGGCCAATGGCACCAGATCCCCAGAGCCGGGAGGCCCGTCAGCAGCGCTTTGCTCACTTCACTGAGCTGGCCATCGTCTCCGTGCAGGAGATTGTGGATTTTGCCAAACAGCTGCCAGGCTTCCTGCAGCTCAGCCGGGAGGACCAGATCGCCCTGCTGAAGACGTCTGCGATTGAG GTGATGCTCCTGGAGACCTCTCGGAGGTACAACCCTGGAAGTGAGAGTATCACCTTCCTCAAGGATTTCAGTTATAACCGGGAAGACTTTGCCAAAGCAG gGCTGCAGGTGGAGTTCATCAACCCCATCTTCGAGTTCTCCAGAGCCATGAATGAGCTGCAGCTAAATGATGCTGAGTTTGCCTTGCTCATTGCCATCAGCATCTTCTCTGCAG GACCGACTGATGTTCCCAAGGATGCTGATGAAACTGGTGAGCCTCCGGACACTGAGCAGCGTCCACTCAGAGCAAGTGTTTGCCCTGCGCCTGCAGGATAA
- the NR1H3 gene encoding oxysterols receptor LXR-alpha isoform X3: MSLWLEAPVPDVSPDSAVELWEPDAQDASSQPLGSSKCILREESSTPQSAGDTLRMGLEAPEPTALLPGVEAPPESTELRPQKRKKGPAPKMLGNELCSVCGDKASGFHYNVLSCEGCKGFFRRSVIKGARYVCHSGGHCPMDTYMRRKCQECRLRKCRQAGMREECVLSEEQIRLKKMKRQEEEQAQATSAPPRASSPPQVLPQLSPEQLGMIEKLVAAQQLCNRRSFSDQLRVTPWPMAPDPQSREARQQRFAHFTELAIVSVQEIVDFAKQLPGFLQLSREDQIALLKTSAIEVMLLETSRRYNPGSESITFLKDFSYNREDFAKAGLQVEFINPIFEFSRAMNELQLNDAEFALLIAISIFSADRPNVQDQLQVERLQHTYVEALHAYVSIHHPHDRLMFPRMLMKLVSLRTLSSVHSEQVFALRLQDKKLPPLLSEIWDVHE, from the exons ACTCTGCAGTGGAGCTGTGGGAACCAGATGCACAAGATGCAAGCAGCCAGCCCTTGGGAAGCAGCAAGTGCATCCTCAGGGAGGAGTCCAGCACACCGCAGTCCGCTGGGGACACTTTGAGGATGGGGCTGGAGGCACCAGAGCCCACGGCCCTGCTCCCTGGTGTAGAGGCCCCTCCAGAGTCCACAG AGCTTCGTCCACAAAAGCGGAAAAAGGGGCCCGCCCCCAAAATGCTGGGGAACGAGCTGTGCAGCGTGTGCGGGGACAAGGCCTCCGGCTTCCACTACAACGTGCTGAGCTGCGAGGGCTGCAAGGGGTTCTTCCGCCGCAGTGTCATCAAAGGGGCACGCTACGTCTGCCACAGCGGGGGCCACTGCCCCATGGACACCTACATGCGCCGCAAGTGCCAGGAGTGCCGCCTTCGCAAGTGCCGCCAGGCGGGCATGCGGGAGGAGT GTGTCTTATCAGAAGAACAGATCCgtctgaagaaaatgaagcgGCAAGAGGAGGAACAGGCTCAGGCCACATCTGCACCCCCGAGAGCTTCCTCACCTCCCCAAGTCCTGCCCCAGCTCAGCCCGGAGCAGCTGGGCATGATTGAGAAGCTGGTGGCTGCCCAGCAGCTGTGTAACAGGCGCTCCTTCTCAGACCAGCTTCGAGTCACG CCTTGGCCAATGGCACCAGATCCCCAGAGCCGGGAGGCCCGTCAGCAGCGCTTTGCTCACTTCACTGAGCTGGCCATCGTCTCCGTGCAGGAGATTGTGGATTTTGCCAAACAGCTGCCAGGCTTCCTGCAGCTCAGCCGGGAGGACCAGATCGCCCTGCTGAAGACGTCTGCGATTGAG GTGATGCTCCTGGAGACCTCTCGGAGGTACAACCCTGGAAGTGAGAGTATCACCTTCCTCAAGGATTTCAGTTATAACCGGGAAGACTTTGCCAAAGCAG gGCTGCAGGTGGAGTTCATCAACCCCATCTTCGAGTTCTCCAGAGCCATGAATGAGCTGCAGCTAAATGATGCTGAGTTTGCCTTGCTCATTGCCATCAGCATCTTCTCTGCAG ACCGGCCCAACGTGCAGGACCAGCTCCAGGTAGAGAGGCTGCAACACACATATGTGGAGGCCCTGCATGCCTACGTCTCCATCCACCACCCCCAT GACCGACTGATGTTCCCAAGGATGCTGATGAAACTGGTGAGCCTCCGGACACTGAGCAGCGTCCACTCAGAGCAAGTGTTTGCCCTGCGCCTGCAGGATAAGAAGCTTCCCCCGCTGCTCTCTGAGATCTGGGACGTGCACGAATGA
- the NR1H3 gene encoding oxysterols receptor LXR-alpha isoform X4: MSLWLEAPVPDVSPDSAVELWEPDAQDASSQPLGSSKCILREESSTPQSAGDTLRMGLEAPEPTALLPGVEAPPESTEEHEGSSLHPELRPQKRKKGPAPKMLGNELCSVCGDKASGFHYNVLSCEGCKGFFRRSVIKGARYVCHSGGHCPMDTYMRRKCQECRLRKCRQAGMREECVLSEEQIRLKKMKRQEEEQAQATSAPPRASSPPQVLPQLSPEQLGMIEKLVAAQQLCNRRSFSDQLRVTPWPMAPDPQSREARQQRFAHFTELAIVSVQEIVDFAKQLPGFLQLSREDQIALLKTSAIEVMLLETSRRYNPGSESITFLKDFSYNREDFAKAGLQVEFINPIFEFSRAMNELQLNDAEFALLIAISIFSAGPTDVPKDADETGEPPDTEQRPLRASVCPAPAG; encoded by the exons ACTCTGCAGTGGAGCTGTGGGAACCAGATGCACAAGATGCAAGCAGCCAGCCCTTGGGAAGCAGCAAGTGCATCCTCAGGGAGGAGTCCAGCACACCGCAGTCCGCTGGGGACACTTTGAGGATGGGGCTGGAGGCACCAGAGCCCACGGCCCTGCTCCCTGGTGTAGAGGCCCCTCCAGAGTCCACAG AAGAACATGAAGGCTCTTCCCTGCATCCAGAGCTTCGTCCACAAAAGCGGAAAAAGGGGCCCGCCCCCAAAATGCTGGGGAACGAGCTGTGCAGCGTGTGCGGGGACAAGGCCTCCGGCTTCCACTACAACGTGCTGAGCTGCGAGGGCTGCAAGGGGTTCTTCCGCCGCAGTGTCATCAAAGGGGCACGCTACGTCTGCCACAGCGGGGGCCACTGCCCCATGGACACCTACATGCGCCGCAAGTGCCAGGAGTGCCGCCTTCGCAAGTGCCGCCAGGCGGGCATGCGGGAGGAGT GTGTCTTATCAGAAGAACAGATCCgtctgaagaaaatgaagcgGCAAGAGGAGGAACAGGCTCAGGCCACATCTGCACCCCCGAGAGCTTCCTCACCTCCCCAAGTCCTGCCCCAGCTCAGCCCGGAGCAGCTGGGCATGATTGAGAAGCTGGTGGCTGCCCAGCAGCTGTGTAACAGGCGCTCCTTCTCAGACCAGCTTCGAGTCACG CCTTGGCCAATGGCACCAGATCCCCAGAGCCGGGAGGCCCGTCAGCAGCGCTTTGCTCACTTCACTGAGCTGGCCATCGTCTCCGTGCAGGAGATTGTGGATTTTGCCAAACAGCTGCCAGGCTTCCTGCAGCTCAGCCGGGAGGACCAGATCGCCCTGCTGAAGACGTCTGCGATTGAG GTGATGCTCCTGGAGACCTCTCGGAGGTACAACCCTGGAAGTGAGAGTATCACCTTCCTCAAGGATTTCAGTTATAACCGGGAAGACTTTGCCAAAGCAG gGCTGCAGGTGGAGTTCATCAACCCCATCTTCGAGTTCTCCAGAGCCATGAATGAGCTGCAGCTAAATGATGCTGAGTTTGCCTTGCTCATTGCCATCAGCATCTTCTCTGCAG GACCGACTGATGTTCCCAAGGATGCTGATGAAACTGGTGAGCCTCCGGACACTGAGCAGCGTCCACTCAGAGCAAGTGTTTGCCCTGCGCCTGCAGGATAA
- the NR1H3 gene encoding oxysterols receptor LXR-alpha isoform X2, whose product MSLWLEAPVPDVSPDSAVELWEPDAQDASSQPLGSSKCILREESSTPQSAGDTLRMGLEAPEPTALLPGVEAPPESTEHEGSSLHPELRPQKRKKGPAPKMLGNELCSVCGDKASGFHYNVLSCEGCKGFFRRSVIKGARYVCHSGGHCPMDTYMRRKCQECRLRKCRQAGMREECVLSEEQIRLKKMKRQEEEQAQATSAPPRASSPPQVLPQLSPEQLGMIEKLVAAQQLCNRRSFSDQLRVTPWPMAPDPQSREARQQRFAHFTELAIVSVQEIVDFAKQLPGFLQLSREDQIALLKTSAIEVMLLETSRRYNPGSESITFLKDFSYNREDFAKAGLQVEFINPIFEFSRAMNELQLNDAEFALLIAISIFSADRPNVQDQLQVERLQHTYVEALHAYVSIHHPHDRLMFPRMLMKLVSLRTLSSVHSEQVFALRLQDKKLPPLLSEIWDVHE is encoded by the exons ACTCTGCAGTGGAGCTGTGGGAACCAGATGCACAAGATGCAAGCAGCCAGCCCTTGGGAAGCAGCAAGTGCATCCTCAGGGAGGAGTCCAGCACACCGCAGTCCGCTGGGGACACTTTGAGGATGGGGCTGGAGGCACCAGAGCCCACGGCCCTGCTCCCTGGTGTAGAGGCCCCTCCAGAGTCCACAG AACATGAAGGCTCTTCCCTGCATCCAGAGCTTCGTCCACAAAAGCGGAAAAAGGGGCCCGCCCCCAAAATGCTGGGGAACGAGCTGTGCAGCGTGTGCGGGGACAAGGCCTCCGGCTTCCACTACAACGTGCTGAGCTGCGAGGGCTGCAAGGGGTTCTTCCGCCGCAGTGTCATCAAAGGGGCACGCTACGTCTGCCACAGCGGGGGCCACTGCCCCATGGACACCTACATGCGCCGCAAGTGCCAGGAGTGCCGCCTTCGCAAGTGCCGCCAGGCGGGCATGCGGGAGGAGT GTGTCTTATCAGAAGAACAGATCCgtctgaagaaaatgaagcgGCAAGAGGAGGAACAGGCTCAGGCCACATCTGCACCCCCGAGAGCTTCCTCACCTCCCCAAGTCCTGCCCCAGCTCAGCCCGGAGCAGCTGGGCATGATTGAGAAGCTGGTGGCTGCCCAGCAGCTGTGTAACAGGCGCTCCTTCTCAGACCAGCTTCGAGTCACG CCTTGGCCAATGGCACCAGATCCCCAGAGCCGGGAGGCCCGTCAGCAGCGCTTTGCTCACTTCACTGAGCTGGCCATCGTCTCCGTGCAGGAGATTGTGGATTTTGCCAAACAGCTGCCAGGCTTCCTGCAGCTCAGCCGGGAGGACCAGATCGCCCTGCTGAAGACGTCTGCGATTGAG GTGATGCTCCTGGAGACCTCTCGGAGGTACAACCCTGGAAGTGAGAGTATCACCTTCCTCAAGGATTTCAGTTATAACCGGGAAGACTTTGCCAAAGCAG gGCTGCAGGTGGAGTTCATCAACCCCATCTTCGAGTTCTCCAGAGCCATGAATGAGCTGCAGCTAAATGATGCTGAGTTTGCCTTGCTCATTGCCATCAGCATCTTCTCTGCAG ACCGGCCCAACGTGCAGGACCAGCTCCAGGTAGAGAGGCTGCAACACACATATGTGGAGGCCCTGCATGCCTACGTCTCCATCCACCACCCCCAT GACCGACTGATGTTCCCAAGGATGCTGATGAAACTGGTGAGCCTCCGGACACTGAGCAGCGTCCACTCAGAGCAAGTGTTTGCCCTGCGCCTGCAGGATAAGAAGCTTCCCCCGCTGCTCTCTGAGATCTGGGACGTGCACGAATGA
- the NR1H3 gene encoding oxysterols receptor LXR-alpha isoform X1, which translates to MSLWLEAPVPDVSPDSAVELWEPDAQDASSQPLGSSKCILREESSTPQSAGDTLRMGLEAPEPTALLPGVEAPPESTEEHEGSSLHPELRPQKRKKGPAPKMLGNELCSVCGDKASGFHYNVLSCEGCKGFFRRSVIKGARYVCHSGGHCPMDTYMRRKCQECRLRKCRQAGMREECVLSEEQIRLKKMKRQEEEQAQATSAPPRASSPPQVLPQLSPEQLGMIEKLVAAQQLCNRRSFSDQLRVTPWPMAPDPQSREARQQRFAHFTELAIVSVQEIVDFAKQLPGFLQLSREDQIALLKTSAIEVMLLETSRRYNPGSESITFLKDFSYNREDFAKAGLQVEFINPIFEFSRAMNELQLNDAEFALLIAISIFSADRPNVQDQLQVERLQHTYVEALHAYVSIHHPHDRLMFPRMLMKLVSLRTLSSVHSEQVFALRLQDKKLPPLLSEIWDVHE; encoded by the exons ACTCTGCAGTGGAGCTGTGGGAACCAGATGCACAAGATGCAAGCAGCCAGCCCTTGGGAAGCAGCAAGTGCATCCTCAGGGAGGAGTCCAGCACACCGCAGTCCGCTGGGGACACTTTGAGGATGGGGCTGGAGGCACCAGAGCCCACGGCCCTGCTCCCTGGTGTAGAGGCCCCTCCAGAGTCCACAG AAGAACATGAAGGCTCTTCCCTGCATCCAGAGCTTCGTCCACAAAAGCGGAAAAAGGGGCCCGCCCCCAAAATGCTGGGGAACGAGCTGTGCAGCGTGTGCGGGGACAAGGCCTCCGGCTTCCACTACAACGTGCTGAGCTGCGAGGGCTGCAAGGGGTTCTTCCGCCGCAGTGTCATCAAAGGGGCACGCTACGTCTGCCACAGCGGGGGCCACTGCCCCATGGACACCTACATGCGCCGCAAGTGCCAGGAGTGCCGCCTTCGCAAGTGCCGCCAGGCGGGCATGCGGGAGGAGT GTGTCTTATCAGAAGAACAGATCCgtctgaagaaaatgaagcgGCAAGAGGAGGAACAGGCTCAGGCCACATCTGCACCCCCGAGAGCTTCCTCACCTCCCCAAGTCCTGCCCCAGCTCAGCCCGGAGCAGCTGGGCATGATTGAGAAGCTGGTGGCTGCCCAGCAGCTGTGTAACAGGCGCTCCTTCTCAGACCAGCTTCGAGTCACG CCTTGGCCAATGGCACCAGATCCCCAGAGCCGGGAGGCCCGTCAGCAGCGCTTTGCTCACTTCACTGAGCTGGCCATCGTCTCCGTGCAGGAGATTGTGGATTTTGCCAAACAGCTGCCAGGCTTCCTGCAGCTCAGCCGGGAGGACCAGATCGCCCTGCTGAAGACGTCTGCGATTGAG GTGATGCTCCTGGAGACCTCTCGGAGGTACAACCCTGGAAGTGAGAGTATCACCTTCCTCAAGGATTTCAGTTATAACCGGGAAGACTTTGCCAAAGCAG gGCTGCAGGTGGAGTTCATCAACCCCATCTTCGAGTTCTCCAGAGCCATGAATGAGCTGCAGCTAAATGATGCTGAGTTTGCCTTGCTCATTGCCATCAGCATCTTCTCTGCAG ACCGGCCCAACGTGCAGGACCAGCTCCAGGTAGAGAGGCTGCAACACACATATGTGGAGGCCCTGCATGCCTACGTCTCCATCCACCACCCCCAT GACCGACTGATGTTCCCAAGGATGCTGATGAAACTGGTGAGCCTCCGGACACTGAGCAGCGTCCACTCAGAGCAAGTGTTTGCCCTGCGCCTGCAGGATAAGAAGCTTCCCCCGCTGCTCTCTGAGATCTGGGACGTGCACGAATGA
- the NR1H3 gene encoding oxysterols receptor LXR-alpha isoform X6 has protein sequence MSLWLEAPVPDVSPDSAVELWEPDAQDASSQPLGSSKCILREESSTPQSAGDTLRMGLEAPEPTALLPGVEAPPESTGVLSEEQIRLKKMKRQEEEQAQATSAPPRASSPPQVLPQLSPEQLGMIEKLVAAQQLCNRRSFSDQLRVTPWPMAPDPQSREARQQRFAHFTELAIVSVQEIVDFAKQLPGFLQLSREDQIALLKTSAIEVMLLETSRRYNPGSESITFLKDFSYNREDFAKAGLQVEFINPIFEFSRAMNELQLNDAEFALLIAISIFSADRPNVQDQLQVERLQHTYVEALHAYVSIHHPHDRLMFPRMLMKLVSLRTLSSVHSEQVFALRLQDKKLPPLLSEIWDVHE, from the exons ACTCTGCAGTGGAGCTGTGGGAACCAGATGCACAAGATGCAAGCAGCCAGCCCTTGGGAAGCAGCAAGTGCATCCTCAGGGAGGAGTCCAGCACACCGCAGTCCGCTGGGGACACTTTGAGGATGGGGCTGGAGGCACCAGAGCCCACGGCCCTGCTCCCTGGTGTAGAGGCCCCTCCAGAGTCCACAG GTGTCTTATCAGAAGAACAGATCCgtctgaagaaaatgaagcgGCAAGAGGAGGAACAGGCTCAGGCCACATCTGCACCCCCGAGAGCTTCCTCACCTCCCCAAGTCCTGCCCCAGCTCAGCCCGGAGCAGCTGGGCATGATTGAGAAGCTGGTGGCTGCCCAGCAGCTGTGTAACAGGCGCTCCTTCTCAGACCAGCTTCGAGTCACG CCTTGGCCAATGGCACCAGATCCCCAGAGCCGGGAGGCCCGTCAGCAGCGCTTTGCTCACTTCACTGAGCTGGCCATCGTCTCCGTGCAGGAGATTGTGGATTTTGCCAAACAGCTGCCAGGCTTCCTGCAGCTCAGCCGGGAGGACCAGATCGCCCTGCTGAAGACGTCTGCGATTGAG GTGATGCTCCTGGAGACCTCTCGGAGGTACAACCCTGGAAGTGAGAGTATCACCTTCCTCAAGGATTTCAGTTATAACCGGGAAGACTTTGCCAAAGCAG gGCTGCAGGTGGAGTTCATCAACCCCATCTTCGAGTTCTCCAGAGCCATGAATGAGCTGCAGCTAAATGATGCTGAGTTTGCCTTGCTCATTGCCATCAGCATCTTCTCTGCAG ACCGGCCCAACGTGCAGGACCAGCTCCAGGTAGAGAGGCTGCAACACACATATGTGGAGGCCCTGCATGCCTACGTCTCCATCCACCACCCCCAT GACCGACTGATGTTCCCAAGGATGCTGATGAAACTGGTGAGCCTCCGGACACTGAGCAGCGTCCACTCAGAGCAAGTGTTTGCCCTGCGCCTGCAGGATAAGAAGCTTCCCCCGCTGCTCTCTGAGATCTGGGACGTGCACGAATGA